A region from the Medicago truncatula cultivar Jemalong A17 chromosome 6, MtrunA17r5.0-ANR, whole genome shotgun sequence genome encodes:
- the LOC11439235 gene encoding uncharacterized protein isoform X3, translating to MVGVLRYLDKAKNKASLQSISNNSEDVTMKPTFSASSGQIPRDQQISRRASKRLAGIKADPPQDLKRTRAHRDLVKKPCEDETLIISKKSANRLPNDQDRQFNALNRPETVINADASLPTGWTVKVNVRKNGHKDKYYFPPSSEKKFNSMVGVLRYLDNAKNKANLQSSLNNSDDVTPKPTLSVSLGQNSGLHMISCSEQIPRRSKRLAGIKADQLKTTRANQDVVKQSGEGKTIVNADRSTNKLPNDQVKPFNALHGSEANFNNKSTDNTKQNNPTEKDCVRVLENGDKVVAKLDYRCECDSPLQVILTDPSIAFAVQTLTGETFETSKDTQISSELKSIQNCETSAKEHGSSEKKLDISKMAVSTVNLCKRLQLQPAVW from the exons ATGGTAGGGGTACTTCGTTATCTTGACAAGGCTAAGAACAAAGCTAGCTTGCAGAGTATCTCAAACAAT TCAGAAGATGTAACTATGAAACCAACATTTTCGGCAAGCTCAGGTCAGATTCCGCGTGATCAACAGATTTCACGCCGTGCTTCAAAGCGACTTGCTGGAATAAAGGCTGATCCACCTCAAGATCTTAAAAGAACTCGAGCGCATCGAGATCTGGTTAAAAAACCATGTGAAGATGAAACTCTCATAATTTCCAAAAAATCCGCCAATAGGTTGCCTAATGATCAAGACAGACAGTTTAACGCACTTAATAGGCCAGAAACCGTCATAAATGCTGACGCAAGTTTGCCAACAGGTTGGACTGTGAAAGTGAATGTGAGGAAGAATGGTCACAAAGACAAG TACTACTTCCCTCCTTcaagtgaaaaaaaattcaattccatGGTAGGCGTATTACGTTATCTCGACAATGCTAAGAACAAAGCCAACTTGCAGAGTAGCTTAAACAAT TCAGATGATGTAACTCCGAAACCAACATTATCTGTTAGCTTGGGTCAGAACTCAGGTCTACACATGATATCCTGCAGTGAGCAGATTCCCCGCCGTTCAAAGCGTCTTGCTGGAATTAAGGCAGATCAACTTAAAACAACTCGAGCGAATCAAGATGTGGTTAAACAATCGGGCGAGGGCAAAACCATCGTAAATGCAGATAGATCCACTAATAAGTTGCCAAATGATCAAGTGAAACCGTTTAATGCACTTCATGGTTCAGAAGCTAACTTCAATAACAAAAGTACTGACAACACAAAGCAGAACAATCCTACGGAGAAAGATTGTGTCAGAGTTCTCGAAAATGGAGATAAGGTTGTTGCCAAGTTAGATTACAGATGCGAGTGTGACTCTCCCCTTCAAGTAATACTTACTGATCCATCTATCGCATTTGCAGTACAAACTCTCACTggagaaacttttgaaacttcgAAAGACACTCAAATTTCTTCAGAACTAAAATCCATCCAAAATTGTGAAACTTCTGCTAAAGAGCATG GATCATCTGAAAAGAAACTTGATATTTCAAAGATGGCCGTATCAACCGTCAACTTATGCAAGAGGTTACAGTTGCAGCCAGCAGTTTGGTGA
- the LOC11439235 gene encoding uncharacterized protein isoform X2, which produces MVHSNSDACLPPGWTVKVKVRKNGHKDKFYFPPSSDQKFNSMVGVLRYLDKAKNKASLQSISNNSEDVTMKPTFSASSGQIPRDQQISRRASKRLAGIKADPPQDLKRTRAHRDLVKKPCEDETLIISKKSANRLPNDQDRQFNALNRPETVINADASLPTGWTVKVNVRKNGHKDKYYFPPSSEKKFNSMVGVLRYLDNAKNKANLQSSLNNSDDVTPKPTLSVSLGQNSGLHMISCSEQIPRRSKRLAGIKADQLKTTRANQDVVKQSGEGKTIVNADRSTNKLPNDQVKPFNALHGSEANFNNKSTDNTKQNNPTEKDCVRVLENGDKVVAKLDYRCECDSPLQVILTDPSIAFAVQTLTGETFETSKDTQISSELKSIQNCETSAKEHDCRII; this is translated from the exons TTTTACTTCCCCCCTTCAAGTGATCAAAAGTTCAATTCCATGGTAGGGGTACTTCGTTATCTTGACAAGGCTAAGAACAAAGCTAGCTTGCAGAGTATCTCAAACAAT TCAGAAGATGTAACTATGAAACCAACATTTTCGGCAAGCTCAGGTCAGATTCCGCGTGATCAACAGATTTCACGCCGTGCTTCAAAGCGACTTGCTGGAATAAAGGCTGATCCACCTCAAGATCTTAAAAGAACTCGAGCGCATCGAGATCTGGTTAAAAAACCATGTGAAGATGAAACTCTCATAATTTCCAAAAAATCCGCCAATAGGTTGCCTAATGATCAAGACAGACAGTTTAACGCACTTAATAGGCCAGAAACCGTCATAAATGCTGACGCAAGTTTGCCAACAGGTTGGACTGTGAAAGTGAATGTGAGGAAGAATGGTCACAAAGACAAG TACTACTTCCCTCCTTcaagtgaaaaaaaattcaattccatGGTAGGCGTATTACGTTATCTCGACAATGCTAAGAACAAAGCCAACTTGCAGAGTAGCTTAAACAAT TCAGATGATGTAACTCCGAAACCAACATTATCTGTTAGCTTGGGTCAGAACTCAGGTCTACACATGATATCCTGCAGTGAGCAGATTCCCCGCCGTTCAAAGCGTCTTGCTGGAATTAAGGCAGATCAACTTAAAACAACTCGAGCGAATCAAGATGTGGTTAAACAATCGGGCGAGGGCAAAACCATCGTAAATGCAGATAGATCCACTAATAAGTTGCCAAATGATCAAGTGAAACCGTTTAATGCACTTCATGGTTCAGAAGCTAACTTCAATAACAAAAGTACTGACAACACAAAGCAGAACAATCCTACGGAGAAAGATTGTGTCAGAGTTCTCGAAAATGGAGATAAGGTTGTTGCCAAGTTAGATTACAGATGCGAGTGTGACTCTCCCCTTCAAGTAATACTTACTGATCCATCTATCGCATTTGCAGTACAAACTCTCACTggagaaacttttgaaacttcgAAAGACACTCAAATTTCTTCAGAACTAAAATCCATCCAAAATTGTGAAACTTCTGCTAAAGAGCATG ATTGCAGGATCATCTGA
- the LOC11439235 gene encoding uncharacterized protein isoform X1 has product MVHSNSDACLPPGWTVKVKVRKNGHKDKFYFPPSSDQKFNSMVGVLRYLDKAKNKASLQSISNNSEDVTMKPTFSASSGQIPRDQQISRRASKRLAGIKADPPQDLKRTRAHRDLVKKPCEDETLIISKKSANRLPNDQDRQFNALNRPETVINADASLPTGWTVKVNVRKNGHKDKYYFPPSSEKKFNSMVGVLRYLDNAKNKANLQSSLNNSDDVTPKPTLSVSLGQNSGLHMISCSEQIPRRSKRLAGIKADQLKTTRANQDVVKQSGEGKTIVNADRSTNKLPNDQVKPFNALHGSEANFNNKSTDNTKQNNPTEKDCVRVLENGDKVVAKLDYRCECDSPLQVILTDPSIAFAVQTLTGETFETSKDTQISSELKSIQNCETSAKEHGSSEKKLDISKMAVSTVNLCKRLQLQPAVW; this is encoded by the exons TTTTACTTCCCCCCTTCAAGTGATCAAAAGTTCAATTCCATGGTAGGGGTACTTCGTTATCTTGACAAGGCTAAGAACAAAGCTAGCTTGCAGAGTATCTCAAACAAT TCAGAAGATGTAACTATGAAACCAACATTTTCGGCAAGCTCAGGTCAGATTCCGCGTGATCAACAGATTTCACGCCGTGCTTCAAAGCGACTTGCTGGAATAAAGGCTGATCCACCTCAAGATCTTAAAAGAACTCGAGCGCATCGAGATCTGGTTAAAAAACCATGTGAAGATGAAACTCTCATAATTTCCAAAAAATCCGCCAATAGGTTGCCTAATGATCAAGACAGACAGTTTAACGCACTTAATAGGCCAGAAACCGTCATAAATGCTGACGCAAGTTTGCCAACAGGTTGGACTGTGAAAGTGAATGTGAGGAAGAATGGTCACAAAGACAAG TACTACTTCCCTCCTTcaagtgaaaaaaaattcaattccatGGTAGGCGTATTACGTTATCTCGACAATGCTAAGAACAAAGCCAACTTGCAGAGTAGCTTAAACAAT TCAGATGATGTAACTCCGAAACCAACATTATCTGTTAGCTTGGGTCAGAACTCAGGTCTACACATGATATCCTGCAGTGAGCAGATTCCCCGCCGTTCAAAGCGTCTTGCTGGAATTAAGGCAGATCAACTTAAAACAACTCGAGCGAATCAAGATGTGGTTAAACAATCGGGCGAGGGCAAAACCATCGTAAATGCAGATAGATCCACTAATAAGTTGCCAAATGATCAAGTGAAACCGTTTAATGCACTTCATGGTTCAGAAGCTAACTTCAATAACAAAAGTACTGACAACACAAAGCAGAACAATCCTACGGAGAAAGATTGTGTCAGAGTTCTCGAAAATGGAGATAAGGTTGTTGCCAAGTTAGATTACAGATGCGAGTGTGACTCTCCCCTTCAAGTAATACTTACTGATCCATCTATCGCATTTGCAGTACAAACTCTCACTggagaaacttttgaaacttcgAAAGACACTCAAATTTCTTCAGAACTAAAATCCATCCAAAATTGTGAAACTTCTGCTAAAGAGCATG GATCATCTGAAAAGAAACTTGATATTTCAAAGATGGCCGTATCAACCGTCAACTTATGCAAGAGGTTACAGTTGCAGCCAGCAGTTTGGTGA
- the LOC11439235 gene encoding uncharacterized protein isoform X4 — protein MVHSNSDACLPPGWTVKVKVRKNGHKDKFYFPPSSDQKFNSMVGVLRYLDKAKNKASLQSISNNSEDVTMKPTFSASSGQIPRDQQISRRASKRLAGIKADPPQDLKRTRAHRDLVKKPCEDETLIISKKSANRLPNDQDRQFNALNRPETVINADASLPTGWTVKVNVRKNGHKDKYYFPPSSEKKFNSMVGVLRYLDNAKNKANLQSSLNNSDDVTPKPTLSVSLGQNSGLHMISCSEQIPRRSKRLAGIKADQLKTTRANQDVVKQSGEGKTIVNADRSTNKLPNDQVKPFNALHGSEANFNNKSTDNTKQNNPTEKDCVRVLENGDKYKLSLEKLLKLRKTLKFLQN, from the exons TTTTACTTCCCCCCTTCAAGTGATCAAAAGTTCAATTCCATGGTAGGGGTACTTCGTTATCTTGACAAGGCTAAGAACAAAGCTAGCTTGCAGAGTATCTCAAACAAT TCAGAAGATGTAACTATGAAACCAACATTTTCGGCAAGCTCAGGTCAGATTCCGCGTGATCAACAGATTTCACGCCGTGCTTCAAAGCGACTTGCTGGAATAAAGGCTGATCCACCTCAAGATCTTAAAAGAACTCGAGCGCATCGAGATCTGGTTAAAAAACCATGTGAAGATGAAACTCTCATAATTTCCAAAAAATCCGCCAATAGGTTGCCTAATGATCAAGACAGACAGTTTAACGCACTTAATAGGCCAGAAACCGTCATAAATGCTGACGCAAGTTTGCCAACAGGTTGGACTGTGAAAGTGAATGTGAGGAAGAATGGTCACAAAGACAAG TACTACTTCCCTCCTTcaagtgaaaaaaaattcaattccatGGTAGGCGTATTACGTTATCTCGACAATGCTAAGAACAAAGCCAACTTGCAGAGTAGCTTAAACAAT TCAGATGATGTAACTCCGAAACCAACATTATCTGTTAGCTTGGGTCAGAACTCAGGTCTACACATGATATCCTGCAGTGAGCAGATTCCCCGCCGTTCAAAGCGTCTTGCTGGAATTAAGGCAGATCAACTTAAAACAACTCGAGCGAATCAAGATGTGGTTAAACAATCGGGCGAGGGCAAAACCATCGTAAATGCAGATAGATCCACTAATAAGTTGCCAAATGATCAAGTGAAACCGTTTAATGCACTTCATGGTTCAGAAGCTAACTTCAATAACAAAAGTACTGACAACACAAAGCAGAACAATCCTACGGAGAAAGATTGTGTCAGAGTTCTCGAAAATGGAGATAAG TACAAACTCTCACTggagaaacttttgaaacttcgAAAGACACTCAAATTTCTTCAGAACTAA